A single region of the Anas platyrhynchos isolate ZD024472 breed Pekin duck chromosome 6, IASCAAS_PekinDuck_T2T, whole genome shotgun sequence genome encodes:
- the TIAL1 gene encoding nucleolysin TIAR isoform X4, which produces MATGKSKGYGFVSFYNKLDAENAIVHMGGQWLGGRQIRTNWATRKPPAPKSTQENNTKQLRFEDVVNQSSPKNCTVYCGGIASGLTDQLMRQTFSPFGQIMEIRVFPEKGYSFVRFSTHESAAHAIVSVNGTTIEGHVVKCYWGKESPDMTKNFQQVDYSQWGQWSQVYGNPQQYGQYMANGWQVPSYGMYGQAWNQQGFGVDQSPSAAWMGGFGAQPAQGQGAPVIPNQAGYGMASYQTQ; this is translated from the exons ATGGCAACTGGAAAGTCAAAAGGCTATGGTTTTGTATCTTTTTATAACAAACTG GATGCAGAAAATGCTATTGTACACATGGGAGGCCAGTGGCTGGGAGGCCGTCAGATCAGAACTAACTGGGCAACGCGGAAACCACCAGCCCCCAAAAGTACACAAGAAA ATAACACAAAACAATTGAGATTTGAAGACGTAGTAAATCAGTCAAGTCCAAAAAATTGTACTGTTTACTGTGGAGGAATCGCTTCTGGGCTAACAG ATCAACTTATGAGACAGACTTTTTCACCGTTTGGACAGATTATGGAAATCAGAGTGTTTCCTGAAAAAGGTTACTCTTTTGTCAG ATTTTCAACCCATGAAAGTGCAGCACATGCTATTGTTTCAGTTAATGGAACCACAATTGAAGGACATGTTGTTAAATGTTATTGGGGTAAAGAGTCCCCTGATATGACTAAAAACTTCCAACAG GTGGATTACAGTCAGTGGGGGCAATGGAGCCAAGTATACGGAAATCCCCAGCAGTACGGGCAGTACATGGCCAACGGGTGGCAAGTACCGTCATATGGAATGTACGGCCAGGCCTGGAATCAGCAGGGGTTTGGAGTAGA CCAATCTCCATCTGCTGCCTGGATGGGTGGATTTGGTgctcagcctgcccagggaCAAGGTGCTCCTGTAATACCTAACCAAGCTGGATATGGTATGGCAAGCTACCAAACGCAGTGA
- the TIAL1 gene encoding nucleolysin TIAR isoform X3, translating to MDARVVKDMATGKSKGYGFVSFYNKLDAENAIVHMGGQWLGGRQIRTNWATRKPPAPKSTQENNTKQLRFEDVVNQSSPKNCTVYCGGIASGLTDQLMRQTFSPFGQIMEIRVFPEKGYSFVRFSTHESAAHAIVSVNGTTIEGHVVKCYWGKESPDMTKNFQQVDYSQWGQWSQVYGNPQQYGQYMANGWQVPSYGMYGQAWNQQGFGVDQSPSAAWMGGFGAQPAQGQGAPVIPNQAGYGMASYQTQ from the exons AT GGATGCACGGGTAGTTAAAGATATGGCAACTGGAAAGTCAAAAGGCTATGGTTTTGTATCTTTTTATAACAAACTG GATGCAGAAAATGCTATTGTACACATGGGAGGCCAGTGGCTGGGAGGCCGTCAGATCAGAACTAACTGGGCAACGCGGAAACCACCAGCCCCCAAAAGTACACAAGAAA ATAACACAAAACAATTGAGATTTGAAGACGTAGTAAATCAGTCAAGTCCAAAAAATTGTACTGTTTACTGTGGAGGAATCGCTTCTGGGCTAACAG ATCAACTTATGAGACAGACTTTTTCACCGTTTGGACAGATTATGGAAATCAGAGTGTTTCCTGAAAAAGGTTACTCTTTTGTCAG ATTTTCAACCCATGAAAGTGCAGCACATGCTATTGTTTCAGTTAATGGAACCACAATTGAAGGACATGTTGTTAAATGTTATTGGGGTAAAGAGTCCCCTGATATGACTAAAAACTTCCAACAG GTGGATTACAGTCAGTGGGGGCAATGGAGCCAAGTATACGGAAATCCCCAGCAGTACGGGCAGTACATGGCCAACGGGTGGCAAGTACCGTCATATGGAATGTACGGCCAGGCCTGGAATCAGCAGGGGTTTGGAGTAGA CCAATCTCCATCTGCTGCCTGGATGGGTGGATTTGGTgctcagcctgcccagggaCAAGGTGCTCCTGTAATACCTAACCAAGCTGGATATGGTATGGCAAGCTACCAAACGCAGTGA